Proteins from one Setaria italica strain Yugu1 chromosome V, Setaria_italica_v2.0, whole genome shotgun sequence genomic window:
- the LOC101776632 gene encoding uncharacterized protein LOC101776632, producing MELQARCLCVVAMLVVAGLAGMETAHGAGECGRVPVDQVALKLAPCAAATQNPRARVPPSCCAQVRAIGRNPKCLCAVMLSDTARKAGVKPAVAMTIPKRCAIANRPVGYKCGPYTLP from the exons ATGGAGCTCCAGGCGAGGTGCCTCTGCGTCGTCGCGATGCTCGTGGTGGCCGGCCTGGCGGGGATGGAGACGGCGCACGGCGCCGGGGAGTGCGGCCGGGTGCCCGTGGACCAGGTGGCGCTCAAGCTGGCCCCGTGCGCGGCGGCCACGCAGAACCCGCGCGCCAGGGTGCCGCCGAGCTGCTGCGCGCAGGTGCGCGCCATCGGGCGTAACCCCAAGTGCCTCTGCGCCGTCATGCTGTCGGACACGGCGCGGAAGGCCGGCGTGAAGCCCGCCGTCGCCATGACCATCCCCAAGCGCTGCGCCATCGCCAACCGCCCCGTCGGCTACAAATGCGGCC CATATACCCTGCCATGA
- the LOC101777051 gene encoding uncharacterized protein LOC101777051, whose product MEPKKSSAQHQPHAMEPKKSSPRGAGAAAAAANDAESPLSSLFYPPAPGANGKDQDLYSILYKGQSGSAQPGMTDGKPQWTPSKSRSTYTKDSKHSLPHDSVDTSCFGSSVHYGGRDYFYGSSTTKQGTESSTNYKADKKDPAADSHGDWWQGSFYY is encoded by the exons ATGGAGCCCAAGAAGTCCTCCGCTCAGCACCAGCCTCACGCCATGGAGCCGAAGAAGTCCTCTCcccgcggcgccggagccgccgccgccgccgccaacgacGCCGAGTCCCCGTTGAGCAGCTTGTTCTACCCGCCGGCACCAGGG GCAAATGGGAAAGATCAGGACTTGTACAGCATTCTCTACAAAGGGCAGAGCGGCAGCGCACAACCTGGCATGACAG ATGGTAAACCCCAATGGACTCCTTCCAAGAGTCGTTCCACATACACCAAGGATAGTAAACATTCACTGCCACATGATTCGGTTGATACATCTTGTTTTGGGTCATCTGTGCATTATGGTGGTCGAGATTATTTCTACGGCAGCTCTACAACCAAGCAAGGGACAGAATCCTCCACTAAT TACAAGGCGGACAAGAAGGATCCAGCCGCAGATTCTCATGGCGACTGGTGGCAAG GCTCATTTTACTACTAG
- the LOC101778026 gene encoding rop guanine nucleotide exchange factor 7, with product MGSAGEEEEEREARSEAAFTDSVDGSSSSSDAASTDEWLPVPAPARKPPGCCAPDSEVAKQQHKHKRRAPSEMELMKERFAKLLLGEDMSGSGKGVCTALAISNAITNLCATIFGQLWRLEPLPPEKKAMWRREMDWLLCVSDHIVELVPTWQSFPDGTRLEIMTSRPRSDLYINLPALRKLDHMLLEILESFRDPEFWYVEQGIAAPDCDGSASFRAAFHRRDEKWWLPVPRVPPGGLHDKTRKQLQHKRDCANQILKAAMAINSNSLAEMEVPESYLDSLPKNGRATLGDIIYRYITSDQFSPECLLDCLDLSTEYQALEIANRVEASVYVWRRKVAAKPVNGLGRSSSARSSWGMVKDMMVDTEKRELLAERAEGLLICLKQRFPGLTQTSLDMSKIQYNKDVGKSILESYSRVLESLASNIVTRIDDLLNIDELNRHAEQFSATGDADCKIACSQAAVTSFPVPASGTPFMTAYATPSFSPAQLASPSKKERTSLTPGRRSQHSRSTGAKKALTDHVSTEVKGMIISSGMMIDVSTTTEL from the exons ATGGGgagcgcgggggaggaggaggaggagagggaggcgcgAAGCGAGGCGGCGTTCACGGACTCCGTCGACGGGAGCAGCTCCAGCTCCGACGCCGCGTCCACCGACGAGTGGCTGCCCGTGCCGGCCCCGGCGAGGAAGCCGCCGGGCTGCTGCGCCCCCGACTCCGAGGTGgccaagcagcagcacaagCACAAGCGCAGAGCGCCGTCAG AGATGGAGCTGATGAAGGAGCGGTTCGCCAAGCTGCTGCTCGGCGAGGACATGTCCGGGAGCGGCAAGGGCGTCTGCACGGCGCTCGCCATCTCCAACGCCATCACCAACCTCTGCG CCACCATCTTCGGGCAGCTCTGGAGGCTGGAGCCGCTCCCGCCGGAGAAGAAGGCAATGTGGCGGCGGGAGATGGACTGGCTGCTCTGCGTCAGCGACCACATCGTCGAGCTGGTCCCCACGTGGCAGTCATTCCCCGACGGAACCAGGCTCGAG ATCATGACAAGTAGACCACGGTCAGATTTATACATCAATCTGCCAGCCCTTCGGAAGCTCGATCATATGCTGCTT GAAATCCTGgaaagcttcagagatccagaGTTCTGGTATGTTGAGCAAGGTATTGCTGCACCGGATTGCGATGGCTCCGCCTCCTTCAGGGCGGCCTTTCACCGCCGTGATGAGAAATGGTGGCTACCGGTGCCTCGTGTCCCTCCTGGAGGCCTTCACGACAAAACAAGGAAGCAGCTGCAGCACAAACGTGATTGTGCAAATCAAATCTTGAAGGCTGCCATGGCCATCAACAGCAATTCTTTAGCTGAGATGGAGGTCCCTGAATCATACCTCGACTCCCTACCGAAG AATGGAAGGGCAACCTTGGGTGACATCATATACCGCTACATAACGTCTGATCAGTTCTCCCCTGAGTGCCTTCTTGACTGCCTAGACCTATCCACGGAGTACCAGGCCCTGGAAATCGCAAACCGTGTCGAGGCGTCAGTCTATGTGTGGCGCCGGAAGGTTGCTGCAAAACCAGTAAACGGCTTGGGCCGTAGCAGCAGTGCTAGATCATCTTGGGGCATGGTGAAGGATATGATGGTAGACACAGAGAAGAGGGAGCTGCTCGCTGAACGAGCAGAGGGCCTGCTAATATGCTTGAAGCAAAGGTTTCCTGGATTGACACAGACAAGCTTGGACATGAGCAAGATTCAGTACAACAAG GATGTGGGCAAATCAATCCTGGAGAGTTATTCAAGGGTGCTAGAAAGTTTGGCTTCAAACATCGTCACCCGCATCGACGATCTGCTGAACATCGATGAGCTGAACAGACACGCCGAACAGTTCTCAGCAACAGGTGATGCAGACTGCAAGATTGCTTGCAGCCAAGCTGCAGTTACATCCTTCCCAGTGCCTGCCTCAGGCACACCATTCATGACGGCATATGCCACGCCTAGCTTCTCGCCGGCGCAACTGGCGAGCCCGTCAAAGAAAGAGAGGACGTCCCTGACTCCAGGCAGACGGTCTCAGCATAGCAGGAGTACCGGTGCAAAGAAGGCCTTGACGGATCATGTCAGTACAGAAGTGAAGGGGATGATAATTAGCAGCGGTATGATGATTGATGTCTCAACGACTACGGAGCTGTAA